In one Nyctibius grandis isolate bNycGra1 chromosome 19, bNycGra1.pri, whole genome shotgun sequence genomic region, the following are encoded:
- the TSHZ2 gene encoding teashirt homolog 2 — MPRRKQQAPKRAAGYVQEEDLKEEEDIKEEEEDDDDNNSTAQLQGSNDTGTDEEHDVGPEQKGNFSYQNSPVSHISNQDAENESLLSDGSDHVADIKSICSREPRDPKTSTHSKAQNEAHDCMDKMTAVYANILSDSYWTGLGLGFKLSNSEKRSCDNRNGGNKADFDWHQDALSKSLQQNLPSRPVSKPNLFSSVQLYRQSSKMCGTVFTGASRFRCRQCSAAYDTLVELTVHMNETGHYQDDNHKKDKHRPTSYSKPRKRAFQDMDKEDAQKVLKCMFCGDSFDSLQDLSVHMIKTKHYQKVPLKEPVPTISSKMVTPAKKRVFDVNRPCSPDSTTGSFSDTFSSQKNANLQLSSNNRYGYQNGASYTWQFEACKSQILKCMECGSSHDTLQQLTTHMMVTGHFLKVTSSASKKGKQLVLDPLAVEKMQSLSEAPANDSPVSKSTSKSSAECIAPTSELKKESKKDKADDANKDEKSVKTEEYEDTLQKPLDPTMKYQYLREEDLEDGSKGGGDILKSLENTVTTAINKAQNGAPSWSAYPSIHAAYQLSEGAKPSLPVGSQVLQIRPTITNKLRPIAPKWKVMPLVPISANVAQCTQVKKETDDKEEVQKDYAKEGIQAEPASVSQSEREPLLKSEASVEPKKTEPCPLKEEDKIKEDSGKEKPVLKEPTAAPLSNGCAAANHSSELPCVNPLSALQSVLNNHLGKATEPLRPQSNSSPSSSTISMFHKPSLNMMEKPVLSPASTPPKPASVSRHYLFENNDQPIDLTKSKGKKAESAQAQSCTSPPQKHALSDIADMVKVLPKATTPKPAASSRIPSMKLEIDVRRFEDVSTEVSTLHKRKGRQSNWNPQHLLILQAQFASSLFQTSEGKYLLSDLGPQERMQISKFTGLSMTTISHWLANVKYQLRKTGGTKFLKNMDKGHPVFYCSDCASQFRTPSTYISHLESHLGFQMKDMNRLAVEQQTKVEQEISRVSVQRSPETIAGEEDTDSKFKCKLCCRTFASKHAVKLHLSKTHSKSPEHHSQFVAEVDEE, encoded by the coding sequence GTTATGTCCAAGAGGAAGAtttaaaggaagaggaagatataaaggaggaggaagaagatgatgatgaCAACAACTCAACTGCTCAACTCCAGGGCAGCAATGACACTGGCACGGATGAGGAACACGATGTGGGTCCTGAGCAGAAAGGGAACTTTAGTTACCAGAATTCCCCTGTCAGTCACATATCTAACCAGGATGCAGAAAATGAGTCACTACTAAGTGACGGTAGTGACCATGTGGCAGATATTAAAAGCATTTGCTCTAGAGAGCCACGGGACCCAAAAACCAGCACCCATTCCAAAGCCCAGAATGAAGCACACGATTGCATGGATAAAATGACAGCGGTCTATGCCAACATACTGTCAGACTCTTATTGGACAGGCTTAGGGCTGGGTTTCAAGTTGTCTAACTCTGAAAAGAGGAGTTGTGACAACAGAAATGGAGGGAACAAAGCTGATTTTGATTGGCACCAAGACGCACTGTCAAAAAGCTTACAGCAGAATTTACCTTCCAGACCTGTCTCGAAACCCAACCTGTTCAGCTCGGTCCAACTCTACAGGCAGAGCAGCAAAATGTGTGGAACTGTGTTCACGGGGGCCAGCCGCTTTCGGTGCCGGCAGTGCAGCGCTGCCTATGACACATTGGTAGAACTAACGGTTCATATGAATGAGACAGGTCACTACCAAGATGACAACCATAAAAAGGACAAGCACAGACCTACCAGCTACTCAAAGCCCCGAAAAAGGGCTTTCCAGGACATGGACAAGGAAGATGCACAAAAAGTTCTGAAATGTATGTTCTGTGGTGACTCTTTTGATTCTCTTCAAGATCTGAGTGTTCAtatgataaaaacaaaacattaccAAAAAGTGCCTTTGAAGGAGCCGGTACCAACCATTTCTTCAAAAATGGTCACTCCAGCAAAGAAACGTGTGTTTGATGTTAACAGACCTTGTTCCCCTGATTCCACGACGGGGTCTTTCTCAgatactttttcttctcagaagaatGCAAACTTGCAGTTGTCATCTAACAACCGCTATGGCTACCAGAATGGTGCCAGCTATACGTGGCAGTTTGAGGCCTGCAAATCCCAGATTTTGAAGTGTATGGAATGTGGAAGTTCCCATGATACCTTGCAGCAGCTCACGACCCACATGATGGTCACTGGCCATTTCTTGAAAGTGACAAGTTCAGcttcaaagaaaggaaagcaactTGTTCTGGATCCTttagctgtggaaaaaatgcaatCACTGTCTGAAGCACCAGCCAATGACAGCCCAGTTTCAAAATCAACCAGTAAATCATCTGCAGAATGCATAGCTCCCACCTCCgaactaaaaaaagaaagtaaaaaagataAAGCTGATGATGCAAACAAAGATGAGAAATCAGTAAAAACTGAAGAGTATGAAGACACTCTTCAGAAACCACTGGATCCCACAATGAAATACCAGTACCTCAGAGAAGAAGATTTAGAAGATGGTTCAAAGGGTGgtggggacattttaaagtcCTTGGAGAACACTGTCACAACAGCCATCAATAAAGCTCAAAATGGAGCGCCCAGCTGGAGTGCATATCCAAGCATCCACGCAGCTTATCAGCTCTCAGAAGGAGCTAAACCATCTTTGCCTGTGGGTTCCCAAGTACTGCAAATCAGGCCAACGATCACCAATAAATTGAGGCCGATAGCTCCGAAGTGGAAGGTCATGCCTCTGGTCCCTATCTCAGCAAATGTGGCCCAGTGCACTCAAGTGAAGAAGGAAACTGATGACAAGGAGGAGGTACAAAAGGACTATGCTAAAGAGGGCATCCAGGCTGAGCCTGCCTCAGTCAGCCAGAGTGAGAGAGAACCTCTCCTCAAATCTGAAGCCTCTGTGGAGCCAAAAAAGACAGAACCATGTCCCTTGAAAGAAGAAGACAAAATTAAAGAGGACAGcggaaaagaaaaaccagtcCTCAAGGAAccaacagcagctcctcttAGTAATGGTTGTGCTGCTGCCAACCATTCGTCTGAACTGCCTTGTGTCAACCCTCTCAGTGCACTGCAGTCGGTACTGAATAATCACTTGGGCAAAGCCACTGAGCCTTTACGGCCTCAATCCaactccagccccagctctaGCACAATTTCTATGTTCCACAAACCTAGTCTAAATATGATGGAGAAGCCAGTTTTATCTCCTGCTTCAACCCCACCAAAGCCTGCAAGTGTATCCAGGCACtatttgtttgaaaacaatGATCAGCCTATTGACCTGACCAAATCCAAAGGCAAGAAAGCTGAGTCAGCACAAGCACAATCTTGTACTTCTCCACCTCAAAAACATGCTCTGTCTGACATCGCTGACATGGTCAAAGTTCTTCCCAAAGCTACTACACCAAAACCTGCTGCATCTTCAAGGATCCCATCTATGAAATTGGAAATAGATGTCCGACGCTTTGAGGATGTCTCAACAGAAGTCTCCACTCTGCATAAAAGGAAGGGCAGACAGTCAAACTGGAACCCTCAGCATCTTCTCATTTTGCAAGCTCAGTTTGCTTCCAGCCTCTTCCAGACATCTGaaggtaaatatttattatcaGATCTAGGCCCGCAAGAGCGCATGCAGATTTCAAAATTTACAGGCCTGTCAATGACCACCATCAGCCATTGGTTGGCAAATGTCAAGTATCAACTTAGGAAAACCGGAGGAAcaaagtttttgaaaaacatgGACAAAGGACATCCAGTCTTTTATTGCAGCGACTGTGCATCTCAGTTTCGAACCCCATCTACTTATATTAGCCACTTAGAATCTCATCTAGGTTTCCAAATGAAAGACATGAACAGGCTGGCTGTGGAGCAGCAAACCAAGGTAGAGCAAGAAATCTCCAGAGTTTCAGTTCAAAGATCTCCTGAAACAATagctggagaagaggacacagactCTAAGTTCAAATGTAAGTTGTGCTGTCGGACATTTGCGAGCAAACATGCAGTAAAACTTCATCTaagcaaaacacacagcaagTCACCAGAACACCATTCACAATTTGTAGCAGAAGTGGATGAAGAATAA